The window CCTCCTTCTCATCCTttggtctccttcctcttctctttactGCACGTGTTTTGCTTCCTTTTCCCTTGCTGATTCTACATTTTCCCCCACATTATTTCTATTCTTTAAGAGtatcaattttaattatttttcttcaccaCTGTTCCCATAAGATAAAGTCTTTCTATTCAGCAAATGTCCCCATAGCAGGACACATTCATAGTTCCTAGGTTGGCAGCAATGGTCTGTATGTGTGATGACTGGAAGTGAGTCTGCCACCAGCAACAGAGATCATTAGCTCTGGTCCAGCCTCCTTGCCCGTGTGACTATGTCCTCCTTGCCAAAAACAGCAACATTTCTTTCTAAAGACCGCACTGAAAATTGGTACAACAGGCTTAACAGCTGGTGCAAATTATTCTTCCCCCTCTAGAGAGAAATCCCCCAAGATGACATGAGGGGACTAGTGAGCAGCTATGACCGGCATCTTCTCTTTAGGACTTTCAAAGCGTTACACTTCGCCTCAGAACAAAAGGTGAGTTCAAAGATACTAAACGTACGCCTTTTCAGTCTTGAAAGACTTATCACACGCTGGGCAGTACAGTCCTTCATAAAGCTCTGCGTCCTCGGCCTCCTCGCTCTCCTTCCCTGCAAGGAGGAAGCCTACAGTAAGAAGCCTGTTTGATTAGAGCACATCTCTTTAGTGTATTTAAAGTTGCAcacatattagaaataaaatgtttatttccttaCCAAAAAGCCCCCAAATTATTGTATCAGAATTTCAGTTGGCCCTTAAAAGCAGCACTAAATTATAAGAGATAAATAAATCACTTTACCTTTCAAGTTCTTTTCATAAGTCTACCAGAAgacaaaaaaattctcaaaattctAGGAATGAGCTGTTCAGAAAATTAAATGTCACTTCCGTAGTTTTACCACAAAGCAGTTTTCTCAACaaagttttttttagtttatctCTTGAGCAAGATTTGGTTAAAACACATAACTGTAATCCACTCTTAAATGCTTAAATAAACTTAGCTTATAACATTCTATCATTATTAGGTCATGAAATTGTTATTATGTGTGAAGTTTAACATTGTCTTTACAGGCAATGTCAAAGTTTTTATAAGCTTGAAGATTCATTACAATGAAATAATTACTATCAATATACAGTAATCCAAAAATCTAAGCAACAAAAAAGTGCAATAAAGTCTTTGCACAATACCATGTTCTATCTTTATAAGGGGTTTATTATGGGATCAATAAAGATCTCAAGGCATCACTTCTATAGtctacagcagtgattttcaacctttgtttctcacgcactcataaactaattactaaagaaaaaggggccctgacctcttcttttttagtaactaatttatttgtgtcatgagatgaaaatggttgtatttagtcaggggcactaaccttagtaattagtgtgtgtttgtgctatgaaaaaaaaaaggttgaaaatcactggacaGAATGGTTCTTTATAAAAAGTGATGTTAATATGACTCTGAAGAACACGcttgttaaaattataaatggtCAAAATACACCCCATGTTTAGTATAtggaattattttccatttatgtatatactttcaatatattatatacataaaataaactttGATTATTCAAATAGTTAATAAGAAATGCTAAATTTGAAGCTAAAACTGGACCTGAAAATGGTCATATGCTCCCAGACATACACCACAGCTTCTCAGGGTCTTAGTTTCTTCCTCAGTAAAGTGCAGCTGATTCTATGAGCAAAACCTGCATTTAAGGGCTATTgtcagagaatcaataaagatcttgtatgtgcctgacctgtggtggtgcaggggataaaacatcaacctggaatgctttgGTAGCTAGCTGGTTTGAAACTcaagcttgcccggtcaagacacagaagagaagcaactactatgagttgatgcttcccaccccccttattttgtctctttaaaatcaataaataaaatctttaaaaaaataaacgatCTTATATgtgaaagcattttataaattgtaaaattGCATAAATACACCACCTCACATTTAGAgagtgctttgtaattttcaaagcactttcatacatatttttattcattaataaaaaaatgtcatttcctttctttttttctttttacttagggggggggaggcagagaaagagactcCCGTAtgccccccaaccaggatccacccagcaatccccctacagagcgatattctgcccatctgggaccagtgctctgttgcttggcaactgagctatttcagtgcctgaggcgaggccatagagccaccctcatCACTCTGGACCAAACTGctcaaatcattcaagccatggctgcaggaggggaggggcgagagagagagagacagaagagggaagggtagagaagctgatggtcacttctcctgtgtgccgactgggaattgaacttggtaCTTCCAAATGCCGAGctaatgctctacctctgagccaacaggccagggccaaaatttcaTTTCCTAATCtttttgaataaagaaataaaagtctgtCATTTTATCATTTGGTCCATTAATCTGAAAAAGcacatttgtaaatatttcagcACTCTGAGAACTCTTCTACAAAGTCAGAAACAAAAGAATTTACATATACCACACCAGCTCCTATACAATACCAGCTTTTCTGTAAAGAGCTGCTATTAAAACTAGACCTACTGTTGTTTagctgccatttttttaaaaaccagtctATTAATATGCCCACTTGTCAATCTATTTATACAGCCAGAAGCACAAACTGTTTAAAATGTGGTCAGAAAGAGTTTGTTAATCAAATTACCAAAATTAGACTACTTCAATAGACTACCTTTCCTTGGCCTATACAACACTGCTTTTCATCTTCATTATCTGCCACATTTAAATATTGGGAGATGTCACATAAAATCCAGATTCTCAGTTTCACTTAGACAGCAAGCCAACTGTGAACTCTGGGTGTTCCACAGGTCCACCTCCCTGGCCCATTCCGTTCGTTGCCTGGGCCCTTTCCTGGCACCTGGAGCAGACTGAGGGCGCCCCTCTGCACAGAAACACTGACTTTCTAAAGGTTCCCAATGAATGGGAGAAGTTACCATCCTGTCCGTCTCTGAGCTCTCGGTCCTCCACTTCGCTTTCATCCGAGCCGTCTCCGAACTCCCTCTCGTAGCGCGCCTCCATCTCCCGCAGCTCCCTCTCCAGGTCGGCCACCGTCATCCAGCTCTGCTCTTTGTACTGCTCCGCCAGTCTGGGCACAAACACGGGCTCTGTGGGGTACTCACTCCCGGGGCTTCCAGTCACATCCCCACACAGAGCCCCCTCCCAGCCCTCAATGCTCACAACTTAGCAAGTGCGCCCAGTGCGATCACTTTAAATCTGTTAGCAGCTGTGTTGGTTTGAATTGTTTAACTAGATAATGGATCTTAACACATAAAACTCTTAATAGCTTACTAAAAGTCTTCAAGTGATTTTAAGTTGTGTCAAGTAAAGTACTAATGTTCAAAAGATGAGAGTTGGGACAGTAGAACGTCTACAATAACTCAAAGACAACAAAACTTGGAAGGCACTAAaacgggtagtcaacctttttatacctaccgcccacttttgtatctctgttagtagtaaaattttctaaccgcccatcagttccacagtaatggtaatttataaagtagggaagtaactttactttataaaatttataaagcagagttacagcaagttaaagcatataataataattacttaccaagtatatactttatgttggattttcactaagtttggcagaataaatctttataaaacaacttactataatgaaatctatctttttatttatactttggttgctccgctaccgcccaccatgaaagctggaacgcccactagtgggcggtaaggatcaggttgactaccactgcactaaAATGACCTGCATGAGTATTTTGACAAAGAGGCAGTGCTGCATGGTGGTTAAGGCACAGGTGCTGGACTGGCTTCCTGGATCCAGGCCCTGTCCAGGTGATTTActggccatgtgaccttgggctggtCTGCCCCGTTTCCTCTAGGATGAGAACAGGACCAGAACTTCCTCCCAGAACTGTCATGAGGAACGCTCTGAGAGTGAGGCCTGCACAGAGTGGGAGTTCAGACTGTTACACTTGCAAATCTGTAAAGGATCGCAAGTACAAAGGGTCTCAGGAGAAAAACATCCCATTCAAAAACAACTTCTATTCACAGACTATGAAACCACTGAACAGTGTCAGGATTGGGAAAAAAAGGCAACAGCAGCAGCCCGGATGATGATTAAGCCCAACGAGAAAGCAGCCCGCAGGCACCTGCCGAGCTTCCTCGACCCCGCGCCGTGCACAGGAGGCCCGGGCCTGCACTATGCACCTTGCCTGCCTCAGCTTCTGCTGCCGCCGCATCTCCTCAGCCTTCCTCGCCTTCTGAGCGTTCTGCTCCTCCACCAGCCTCCGGTGAGCCTGCACTCTCTTATCTCTTTTCCGAATGAAAGCTACCAGCTGTCGCACGAGctcattcttctccttccttgcTTTGTCTCgcatctttttgttttccttctccatGGCGCGTTTCTCCCAGCGGTTGGACGCTTGTCGGGTATCGTATTCCTCTTTCCAAGAGAAGTTCTTCTGAGTGCAGAAACTCTGCCAATAAGCGTAGAAAGGATGAACCACCTAGTGACAAAGAAAACAGGTAAAATGctagttttttattttgacttttttaggAAGGCAGCAAATACGAGTGATGCAAAACATCTTTTGTCCttcatatactgctcacaaaaattaggggatatttcaaaatgaatatgaagcaatttaatgtcccctaatttttgtgaacagtatatttaaaAGATTACTATTAATCAAATAAGAAGTCAATCCTTCTAAAgctttaacaaaataaatcacTCTTTGGCATAAATTTAACATGCAAATTAATGGGATGGGACCATGGTCATTTAGTAGGGAAATGAGTAACGGGGGACGTtaccaggaaggaagagagagggagaaagtcaTAAGACAGGATCAAGAACTAGAacccattgtttttattttttttataatttttctttaagattttatttattcgttttagagaggagagagagagagagaggaagagtgagagagagaagggaggagcaggaagcatcaactcccatatgtgccttgaccagggcagccagggcctcaaaccagtgacctcagtgttccaggtcgccactttatccactgcgccaccacaggtaggcCTAGAAtccattgtttttaaataaagaactagGGAAAGGACACACTGGTCATCACTAAGTGTAAACGGCAATGTGTTCACCATGTCGTAGTCACTCTGCGAGTCTCCAAACGATGGGAAATCCTCGGCATTCCCTTCCAACACCAATTCTAGTTCTTCCTTCgcaatcattttaaaaacattccgATACACCGTATAAAAGCCCTAAAAATCAGGTAACAGATAACAGAAACACAATTCTTAATACTTGATGGTCTAATTAcagaatacaactttaaaataaaatatgaaaaacctGACTGTTAAAGGGTTACAAAGCCCTggctagtggtagagcgtcggcctggcgtgcaggagtcctgggttcgattcccggccagggcacacaggagaagcgcccatctgcttctccacccctccccctctccttcccctctgtctctctcttcccctcccatagccaaggctccatggagtgggattggcccagacgctgaggatggctctgtggcctctgcctcaggtgctggaatggctctggttgcaacagagcaacgccccggatgggcagagcatcaccccctggtgggcatgccgggtggatcccggtcgggcgcatgcgggaatctgtctgactgcctcctcgtttccaacttcagaaaaatacaaaaaaaaaaaaaaaaaaagggttacaGCCCCAAGCTCTGTCACTGAAGTACACCAAGGTTTCAGATGGAGGGTAATCTTTTAACATGCTGACAGTTCAAATATGAAGGCAATGTTTTCAAAATGAACACTGTTTCCCTTTCTATAATAGAATTCTGTGTATATGAGAGTCTTACTGATGTGCTCAGTAAGAACTGATAAGGGAGTGCCTTTCTTACCTTGTCGTCATCTCCGTAACCCGAGTAACAGGCCACAGTGAAGTAGTGGAGCAAGTCGACACTGTCATCCTGATAGTCTCCATCAAGCCCGCCTTTGAGCAGAGCCTCCCTATGATTATCATACCTAAACAGGCAAAACAGCACCATCAGTGAAGGCTACATATGTAAGAATTCAACAGGAATTTTTACTCTGAAATAGCCAAAATGTTAtgattgtacattttttttttttttttttttttttcatttttcttaagctggaaacagggagagacagtcagacagactcccgcatgcgcccgaccgggatccacccggcacgcccaccaggggcgacgctctgcccaccagggggcgatgctctgcccatcctgggcgtcgccatgttgcgaccagagccactctagcacctgaggcagaggtcacagagccatccccagcgcccgggtcatctttgctccaatggagccttggctgcgggaggggaagagagagacagagaggaaagcgcggcggaagggtggagaagcaaatgggcgcttctcctgtgtgccctggccgggaatcgaacccgggtcctccgcacgctaggcagacactctaccgctgagccaaccggccagggcctgattgtaCATTTTAATGTGTTCAACCCACAAccaaaaaagattaagaaaaaaatcaacatgaaAAGATAATCTCACAAAATTGCTGGTTAAAACTATGACTACAACTTCTGTCATACTCTAGTATGAGTACTGTTCTACAGTACGAGCTCTTGTGTGCATGGTTAATTACACATTTGGGATCTGAGAATTTACCAAAGTAAGACTCCTGCTATGTTTATGTAAATAATCTAGTAGCTTCATACATGCAATCACCCCACACAATAACTCTGCCAAGTCAGTTGTCATCCCCGTTTGATATATCGGGAAGTTGAAGCTCAGTGACACTGAATAACCTGCTGTCCATAATCATAAAGCCACTAAGCAGCAAAGCTAGAATTCCAAACCAGGTCCCCCTGCGCCGGGAAGACTGTGCTGCCTCCCAGTCAGTGCACAATACTGCTTCCAAACAAGAGGCAGGAGATTTAACTAAAGAGACAGGGAGTCCTCGGGATGGGAAAACAAACTAAGATGAAGAGACGGGGCTAAAGCAAAAGGAAATCAGGAAAGACTCCAAAATTTCtgaaagggaaacaaaagcatTTCCAAGGCCAGCTCTCCAAGTTCCGTGGGTCCTCCCAAGGAACTCCAGGATTCTCTGATTTCCATATAAAAGACAGTTTTCTAAGAACTGTCTTTACTGCCTTTTCCTCCTGACCGCCCACTGTGGCCATGACATTTGCCAGTACAGAGGGCCAGCACTGCAGTGTGAGCACCCACCTGCTCTCTGAACAGCAGGGTCTGGCAGTTCTGTCAGGGCGAAACACCTATTCCTTTGTGGCACAAACTTCATCAAGACTGAAAACTCAGACTTCCCAACATAGAACTTGTTTGGAAATGATACTAAATTACAAGGTCATCATTAGTAAAATTATCCGTCATAGATGGAGAAGCTTAACTCAATTTCTTTATATAAGTAGTTGTAGGGAAAATATTATAATTCTTGCATTAAAACaccatattcattttttaaggaCAAGTCAACCTTCTTCCTTATCTGACATCAGGAAATTGCTCAGATACCAAAGAGACTATATTTAATGAGAAGTCACTTTATAAGTACCAAAATGAAAACTATCTAATATTGCCAACCTTTCCCTTTTATCAGCTATAAAATCAGAGTGGGAGTAAACATCTCTAAGTTCCTTCCTCCCCAAATACTGCATCTGATATAACAAGTAGCTGACAGAAGCCTCAGAGCACAGCAAAAAACATTAAtggattacatttttttttaaaccctccATTGACAGTTCTTCCCAACAAAATAAACCAGGATGAGGGACAGCGCAATGCTCACCATGCTCTTTCCTGAGGGTCACTCAAAACTTCATATGCTGCTTGGATTAATTTAAATTGTTCTGCCGCTTCCACTGCATTATCCAGATTTTTATCTGttaaaataaattcagagaaatttagtcatcagaaaaatagagaacaaaaatctAAAAGGACCTCTTCCCATGACAAACGCCATAAATAGATGAGGAGTGCATATAACAAAGGAAAACAACTAGGGAAAAGCAAAGAGATGCTGGATGACAGCTGATAATCAGCATCTAAGTATCACTTGAGGAGAAACTTGATGCTTTTCCCTACGCCTGGGTGTTTCATTGAGCACTCAATCTGGACATCCACAAATGGGAGACCCTGAGTAGTATATGTCATCTTTTTGGgagaaataatacatatataatcaGGAAAAACTGTTATTTAGTGTTAGATTATATTTACTGTTCACAATGTCTTTAAGTTTTTCTTCCTTATCAACATATACTAAAATAAGTctcataaagtttaaaaaagacaTACTAATTGTTCTTCCCTTAGCGGTGCTTCCTTAACCATGGAATTGAGAAAGCATCTTTGCCTCAGGGTGGCTGCCAGCTTCCATGATGGTCCCCAGGCACCCCCACCTCCCGGCATTCACACCCTGTGTGTTTGGTCCCTTCCCCGTCACCAGGGTGGTATGTGACACCAGCAGCAGGCAGAAGTGAGAAGAGATGACATAGAACGGCGCTTGTCAGTTTTCATCTTGGGCTCTCATTCTCTCTTGGATCTCTCAGGGAGTAGCCAGCTGCCACAGCATGACAGCACTCAGGTGGCCTATGGAGCAGCCACGTAGGGCAGATGGAGTCCTCTGGCCCGCGGCCACCAAGACAACTGAGGCCTGCCAATATCATGTGAGTGAGCCGGAATGGGTCCCCCAAACAGTGCAATACAACCTCCTGGAAACCCTGATCCTCAAAAACTGTGAGTCCATACAATGAATGTCAGCAGTATTTGTTGTATTaagccaggggttcccaaactacggcccgtgggccacatgcggccccctgaggccatttatccggcccccgccgcacttctggaaggggcacctctttcattggtggtcagtgagaggagcacattgaccatctcattagccaaaagcaggcccataattcccattgaaatactggtcagtttgttgatttaaatttacttgttctttattttaaatattgtatttgttcccattttgtttttttactttaaaataagatatgtgcagtgtgcatagggatttgtttatagttttttttatagtctggccctctagcggtctgagggacagtgaactggccccctgtgtaaaaagtttggggacccctgtattaagcCCTAAGTTTCtggtaatttgttacatagcaatacATAACTAATATACTCAGAATATAAAATCTTTTGGATATTATTGAGCACACCTGAGTTCTTTAAGCTACAACTCAGTAGTTTGCCCTCTAAGAGGCTTGAAGAAACTATGAAGAACACGCACTCCCTGCAAACAGCCTGGCACCTTACAACAAAGGCCCTGGagtgcgtcctccctcccccactcaggTACTATCACCTGGCCCCCATGTCCTTCAAGGAGGTCTGCTCAATGGCTCACACTGACAATATTTTCTCAAGTGCAGCAATTTGCTATAGCTCCTTTTGCTAAAATGCTTTAACATAAAAACTTTCAATGTTCTAGAATCACGGCCCCTTAGAACTGAAAGGACAAAAACGTCCTCCGTGAGAAGTACAAGGCGAGCCTAAATCCACTCCCACAGTGCAGCCTCCTGAAGACAGCCAGTGGGCGATTTCCATGCCCAATTCCCCTGCGGACTGAACGAACACTACTCCCTCTCAGCACAACATCACCCTGTTTCAAATGCATCAAAGACAGGCACCAACAGGCAAAGAGCTCccatctcttccttttcctttttgtacCCCTCTACTTTGCATCACTATAGCTAATTACGCTGGCTTTTAGCAACATCACATAACGTCATTctgaaattatagctgaaaaagttttaagtatttttcatatttttttcttttaaatcactttttatttttcaattagttgaaaaacagtattatattagtttctggtgtctaccctagtgattagacattatataacttattaagtaatcatcctgataaatctcacacccatctgACAGCATGCACattacattattattgactatattccctatactgtactttacatccctataactattctgtaacaaccaagcTGTATTTCCTAATCCCCTCACCTTTCGCCCATGCTCCTCACCCTCTTTCTACTGGCAagttaaaatgttctctgtatctgagtctgtttctgttctgcttgtgtgtgtgtttttagattcaattattgattgaatgtgtttattgccattttattgttcatatttttgaatttttaatcttttctttttcttcttcttcttggttgatgctttatccactgcgccaccacaggtcaggcttcttctttttcttaaagagccTTGAACATTTCACATAATACTATTTGGTGGTGaaaaactcctttagctttttcttgtctgggactCTGTATGTCCTTTCATTCTAAATCATAGCTATGCTGAGTacagtaatcttggttgtaggtccttacttttcatcattttgaatatgttttagttttattttttttattgattgattttagagagaagtaggagagagaaggagaaagggaaagagagaagtatgcatttgttgttccacttcattgtgcattcattggttgcttcagaatatgtgccctgactggggatagaaccacAACCTTGCtgctctgggatgacactcaTTAACCGACTgcactaactggccagggttcattactttgaatatttcttgtaatTCCCTTCTGGCCTAGAAAGTTTCTGCtgggaaatcagctgacagtcttattggagttcccttgtaggtaacAAGCTGCTCTTTTCTTGCtccttttaagattctctgtctttaaccttgggcattttaattaagatatgtcttggtgtgagcctctttgggttcatcttgtttgggacttgaATGtgtattttcttcaccaggttagggaagtttccatcattattttttcaaatgttttcaatttcttgctttctctcttctctttccggCACCCCATGATGCAAACGTTGGCTGGGAGGGGATGAAGGAGGGacatcagaaaaggaacaatggcctttccagcacttttgtctggcagaaagctgcccctcAGCTCTCACccgatgccagacaattcagttcctcactGCATGTCCTTGGTTCCTTTCAAGCTACTGCCCCAGTTCTGGAACTCATAAGGACAAAGTCAGAGTTAAGTCCATGCACAGGCCCCTGAGAGatactgcctgggactccagtagCCCAGTCTCCTGCAGCTTCAATCCTTGCTGGTTCTTACAGCCACAAGTTATGAGGACTTCTGTTCCCAGCACTGGAACCCTAGGTTTGGAGGCCTCGTGTGAGGCTTTCCCCTCAGGGGAGACCTCTGCAGTGAAGAtttccctcccaatttttatccaccacacaGGTGTTTGGGAATAGCCCTGTTCCTCATCTCTACCCCTCcaaccagtctcaatgtggcttcttgtTTAGATCCCTAGTTGGAGGACGTTCACtccagctagatttcaggcagttctgaatgatggttgttctgtaattGTAATTTTAATGTGGCTGTGGAAGGATTCAAGTACCACATTTagctatgctgccatcttgaccaaaAGTCCATTTTTGACAAGCTAACTGATGACTGTATAATGGATTTATTCCATTCTGTGGCGGACACTAAAGATTACATCACCCAgtgcccttcccccttttcttttacaGCCTTGACTAGGGAGGCTAGAGCAAGTATTTTACCTCATCCAGCCTCATTTGCTGCTAGGAATAGCCATGTGGCACAGTTCTGACCAATGAGATCGTCTAGTagtgtattttctttccttctcctttcttctcgtCTTCCATGTGGATGCAACTGCTGCAGCTTTAGCAGCCATCTTCAGACCATGAAGGGAAAAACCAAGAGATTCACAGTGGTGTTACTGAACCATTGAAACAATGTGAGCAGGTACCTACCTCCAAGCCTTcttgttgtgggggggggggggaacctccTTAATTTAAGCCACTGtggttttctgttattttcaacTAATACTACCAAATTCTATCTTGTTGTGGCACTGTGGCAATGGGGCTTCAGGAAGTACAGGAGGTCACTCAGTGccctattataattattttagatttccATTACACTCTGTGACAGACACTACTAGTTGCCTATCCAGTATCTAGCCTCTTCTTTCTCACAAAACTGACTTTATTCACAGTGGCAATGTACTCAGTTAAAAATTCACCTCCCTCGATTTTCTTGAAGTTGGGTTATCAGGTGAGCCAGTGCTAGCCAATCAGATATGAGCACATGTCCACAAAGCGAAGCTTCCCAGGAAAGGCTTTGTATTCCAGATGAAAAGGTCAGGCTTTGTGGCACTCACTTAGGTCCTTAACCCATTCCCTGTGTCCAGCCCAATGCCAGGATATTATCATGCCTGCAGGTGAATTATGAGGCTTGAAGCAGAGACTGCTAGTTCATCTCTTTTTCCAGGAATAACCGAACTCTGATCCAGGGTAGGTACCTCGTACCAAAATAGACTCCATTTCCCAGTATTCTTTGAAGCTTAGGCATGATCATGTGACTATGCTATTAAAGTATTCTATGACAGCTTTATAAGACTCTTCCTTAAAAGGCAAGTAGCACACAATCTATCCCTGCTTCATGCCCTCCTCTTCCATTCTGCTGCCTGGGAGCCCCAGCTGCCACCTTGGACGATGAGAGGGCCCATCTCAGAGTTGCTGAGCAGAGAGTGGAAGGGCCTTGTGGAGGAGACCTGCTATACTGGGGCTCCCCTGCCTATCTCTGCACCTCCATAACAGAGAGCAATAAATGTCCATCTTTGAAGCTAAAATTCTTACTCTTGGTGTAAAGACtcaagccttatggtcagaatgCTGGGGCAGGTCCTTGAACGTTTCATCAAGTAGCTAGAACTACTAAGATGGGCCAACTCTGGATTTCTTGTTATGTGAGATAAATGAAAAGACCTTGGTTTGACCAGTCCAGCCAGCTTCCTGTCACATGCAGCTAAACACAATACTGATATGCCTTGAAGGTGACAGTCCAGCTAAAATAGTCATGATTTCTGTCTTCATCCAATCACTATTTtgtcagattaaaaaaagaaaagaaaagaaagagagcacAATTCAAATGAAAGCAGAATGGCAGAAAAAGCTAGCAGAACAAAAAAGGGGACTGTTTGGGGGTGATAGGTGGGTGGTTCTTTGTTGTGTTTCTcccactcctttctttcctcccccaaAGAAGTTTGAAGAAAGTTAAAGCTTTTAAACACATAAAACCTATTAATGCaccac is drawn from Saccopteryx leptura isolate mSacLep1 chromosome 1, mSacLep1_pri_phased_curated, whole genome shotgun sequence and contains these coding sequences:
- the DNAJC21 gene encoding dnaJ homolog subfamily C member 21 codes for the protein MKCHYEALGVRRDASEEELRKAYRKLALKWHPDKNLDNAVEAAEQFKLIQAAYEVLSDPQERAWYDNHREALLKGGLDGDYQDDSVDLLHYFTVACYSGYGDDDKGFYTVYRNVFKMIAKEELELVLEGNAEDFPSFGDSQSDYDMVVHPFYAYWQSFCTQKNFSWKEEYDTRQASNRWEKRAMEKENKKMRDKARKEKNELVRQLVAFIRKRDKRVQAHRRLVEEQNAQKARKAEEMRRQQKLRQARLAEQYKEQSWMTVADLERELREMEARYEREFGDGSDESEVEDRELRDGQDGKESEEAEDAELYEGLYCPACDKSFKTEKAMKNHEKSKKHREMVALLKQQLEKEEENFSGSQTDENLLNANSEEEMEDAPKQKLSKKQKKKKQKSVQNYDDNFNENGTVEGVKVDPEDTNLNQDSAKELEDSLQEDVGVTETVELCDDLKSEAKSVPKPRGKKAKDMKKSVRVPAEPQTVSDVLICCTTCHSEFPSRNKLFEHLKATGHARAPSSASLNGVTSSRSKKEKRKNR